In a genomic window of Streptomyces noursei ATCC 11455:
- a CDS encoding cupredoxin domain-containing protein has translation MYLNFRTAGRRSRTAAGLAVAAIATAGALGLLSSCGQSPHSSSTGAGAITPGPGQRQTAGMPGATGSGNAAGSASSTSPMPGMSMPTSPSSAGAPAVPATGNAVAIKNFAFSPATLKVKVGTTVTWTNQDTDAHTVTSVGSGGPLHSAALSAHATYSHTFTEPGTYAYLCTIHPFMTATVEVA, from the coding sequence ATGTACCTGAACTTTCGCACTGCGGGCCGTCGATCACGGACCGCGGCCGGGCTGGCCGTTGCCGCCATCGCCACCGCCGGCGCGCTGGGGCTCCTCAGCTCATGTGGCCAGTCGCCGCATTCTTCGTCCACCGGCGCCGGCGCCATCACCCCCGGTCCGGGGCAGCGCCAGACGGCAGGCATGCCCGGAGCCACGGGGTCGGGGAACGCGGCGGGCTCCGCTTCCAGCACCTCGCCGATGCCCGGCATGAGCATGCCCACGAGCCCTTCGAGCGCGGGTGCGCCGGCCGTACCGGCGACCGGCAACGCCGTGGCGATCAAGAACTTCGCATTCTCCCCGGCCACGCTGAAGGTCAAGGTGGGCACGACGGTGACCTGGACCAATCAGGACACCGACGCCCACACCGTCACCAGCGTCGGATCGGGCGGCCCGTTGCATTCGGCCGCCCTGTCCGCCCACGCCACCTACAGCCACACGTTCACCGAGCCCGGCACCTACGCCTACCTCTGCACCATCCATCCGTTCATGACCGCCACTGTGGAGGTGGCCTGA
- the tatC gene encoding twin-arginine translocase subunit TatC, producing the protein MSQSARSKQKDPEGRMPLAEHLRELRNRLAKAVLAILVVTIAAAFSYKGIVNFFTRPVLDSVGCPTSFADLAKQTADTACARITINGLLAPFTLALKVSLMAGVVLASPVWLYQLWAFVAPGLHKHERKYAYAFVGAGVPLFFGGAFFAYKVLPTTARVLIDFTPHGVDNLLPLDDLLDLVTRMVVVFGLSFEMPLLLVMLNLTGVLSGRRMLGWWRGMIMGITVFSAVTTPSTDPLTMLALAAPIWALYFAAVVFSLLHDRRKARREAAGPGDDEISDLDLTPQSIGEVEPVSASQAPPAQPYADDDHAVGETTRPEGSCSRVEDRRGGL; encoded by the coding sequence GTGTCCCAGTCGGCCCGCAGCAAGCAGAAGGATCCCGAGGGGCGGATGCCGCTCGCGGAGCACCTCCGTGAACTCCGCAACCGGCTCGCCAAGGCCGTCCTTGCCATCCTGGTCGTCACCATCGCCGCGGCCTTCTCCTACAAGGGCATCGTGAACTTCTTCACCAGGCCGGTGCTGGACTCGGTCGGCTGCCCGACGTCCTTCGCCGATCTGGCCAAGCAGACCGCGGACACCGCCTGCGCGCGGATCACGATCAACGGCCTGCTCGCGCCGTTCACCCTGGCGCTGAAGGTGTCCCTGATGGCCGGCGTCGTACTGGCCTCGCCGGTATGGCTGTACCAGCTGTGGGCGTTCGTTGCCCCCGGCCTGCACAAGCACGAGCGGAAGTACGCCTACGCGTTCGTCGGCGCGGGCGTCCCGCTGTTCTTCGGCGGTGCCTTCTTCGCCTACAAGGTGCTGCCCACGACCGCAAGGGTGTTGATCGACTTCACGCCGCACGGGGTGGACAACCTGCTGCCGCTGGACGATCTGCTCGACCTCGTCACCCGCATGGTGGTCGTCTTCGGCCTCTCCTTCGAGATGCCGCTGCTGCTGGTGATGCTGAACCTCACCGGAGTGCTGTCCGGCCGGCGGATGCTCGGCTGGTGGCGCGGCATGATCATGGGGATCACGGTCTTCTCGGCTGTGACGACGCCGAGCACGGACCCACTGACCATGCTGGCGCTGGCCGCACCGATCTGGGCGCTCTATTTCGCCGCCGTCGTCTTTTCGCTTCTCCATGACCGGCGCAAGGCCCGAAGAGAGGCAGCGGGACCCGGCGACGACGAGATCTCCGACCTCGACCTCACGCCGCAGAGCATCGGCGAAGTGGAACCGGTGTCCGCCAGCCAGGCCCCACCCGCGCAGCCGTACGCCGACGACGACCACGCCGTCGGCGAGACGACGCGACCTGAGGGGTCATGCAGCAGGGTCGAGGACCGGCGCGGTGGCCTGTGA
- a CDS encoding zf-HC2 domain-containing protein — protein sequence MSAEHDALRLALGGYVLSALPPAEMEQVRVHLAECAECRAEHTRLAGLSALLATVTEAEASGQTAPTADEDLADRLVARAAEDAQGSLPERPAAPAVPQVPERGVLESLLQKAASRRRRTWRLQLAGAAASLTLIAAAAGGTWLAAVGSVGSQATPPGPTAPTTWRTFSGSDPSTGVSASVKVSPSAWGSVVQVSARGAPAGITCRLQAIGPGGTRTDVATWRAGTYPPGTTIPGAVAMSPEAIEHFEIHAGNGQKLVTIRA from the coding sequence ATGAGTGCGGAGCACGACGCCCTCCGGTTGGCGCTGGGGGGATACGTCCTGAGCGCGTTGCCCCCGGCGGAAATGGAACAGGTGCGCGTCCACCTCGCGGAATGCGCCGAATGCCGGGCCGAGCACACCCGACTGGCGGGATTGTCCGCGCTGCTGGCGACGGTGACCGAAGCCGAAGCCTCCGGCCAGACGGCGCCGACGGCCGACGAGGACCTGGCCGACCGGCTGGTGGCACGGGCAGCCGAAGACGCACAGGGCTCCCTGCCCGAACGACCCGCCGCGCCCGCGGTGCCGCAGGTGCCGGAGAGGGGGGTGCTGGAGAGCCTGCTCCAGAAGGCCGCGTCCCGGCGCCGCAGGACCTGGCGTCTGCAACTGGCCGGCGCTGCCGCCTCGCTGACGCTCATCGCGGCAGCGGCCGGCGGCACATGGCTGGCGGCTGTCGGATCCGTGGGCAGTCAGGCGACGCCGCCTGGGCCGACCGCACCGACCACCTGGCGCACCTTCTCCGGAAGTGATCCCAGCACCGGCGTCTCCGCCTCGGTGAAGGTCTCGCCATCGGCCTGGGGCAGTGTCGTTCAGGTCTCCGCCAGGGGGGCACCCGCCGGAATCACCTGCCGGCTGCAGGCGATCGGGCCCGGCGGCACCAGGACGGACGTCGCCACCTGGCGGGCAGGCACCTACCCTCCCGGCACCACGATCCCAGGAGCGGTCGCCATGTCCCCGGAAGCCATCGAACACTTCGAGATCCACGCAGGCAACGGTCAGAAGCTGGTCACCATCCGGGCGTGA
- the tatA gene encoding Sec-independent protein translocase subunit TatA, whose amino-acid sequence MFHNALEPWHLLILVAVVVLVFGSKKLPDTARALGKSMRILKSETKAMKDDGASDEPRPEPEPAPRPAPGPGPGPGSRTISGAPGDTATAPTAPTTRTEPVEGTTSHRD is encoded by the coding sequence ATGTTCCACAACGCGCTGGAGCCCTGGCACCTGCTGATCCTGGTCGCGGTGGTGGTTTTGGTCTTCGGCTCGAAGAAACTGCCCGACACCGCACGGGCGTTGGGCAAGTCCATGCGGATCCTCAAGAGCGAGACCAAGGCCATGAAGGACGACGGCGCCTCGGACGAACCACGCCCCGAGCCCGAGCCCGCACCGAGACCGGCACCAGGACCAGGACCGGGACCGGGATCGCGGACGATCTCGGGCGCTCCCGGAGACACTGCCACTGCCCCCACGGCCCCCACCACCCGCACCGAGCCCGTGGAAGGCACGACCAGCCACCGGGACTGA
- a CDS encoding class I SAM-dependent methyltransferase: MEHETDVTDETDGFGRSAGRDQVNDYDGFAEAYSAENENSLVNAYYERPAMLALAGDVAGRRILDAGCGSGPLTAALRDRGAVVTGIDVSARMLALARRRLGDEVALHMADLSDPLPFGDGTFDDVVASLVLHYLEDWGPTLAELRRVLRPGGRLIASVDHPFVAYTIQDPRPDYFATTSYTFDWMFNGQTVPMKFWRKSLHAMTEAFTAAGFRLSSISEPQPDPAARELFPDGFQDLSTKTCFLFFVVEVPPSATGSDD, translated from the coding sequence ATGGAACATGAAACGGACGTAACCGATGAAACCGACGGCTTCGGCCGGTCCGCAGGTCGGGATCAGGTGAACGACTATGACGGTTTCGCCGAGGCGTACTCGGCGGAGAACGAGAACAGCCTCGTGAACGCGTACTACGAGCGGCCTGCGATGTTGGCCCTCGCCGGAGACGTTGCCGGCCGTCGGATCCTGGACGCCGGTTGCGGCTCCGGCCCCCTGACCGCTGCACTGCGCGACCGCGGTGCGGTCGTCACCGGCATCGATGTCAGCGCCAGGATGCTGGCGTTGGCGAGGCGGCGACTGGGCGACGAAGTGGCCCTGCACATGGCCGACCTGAGCGACCCTCTGCCGTTCGGCGACGGTACGTTCGACGACGTGGTCGCGTCGCTGGTGCTGCACTACCTGGAGGACTGGGGGCCGACGCTGGCCGAGTTGCGGCGGGTGCTCAGGCCCGGCGGCCGGTTGATCGCTTCGGTGGACCACCCTTTCGTGGCCTACACGATCCAGGATCCTCGGCCCGACTACTTCGCGACCACCAGCTATACCTTCGACTGGATGTTCAACGGGCAGACCGTCCCGATGAAGTTCTGGCGCAAGTCACTGCATGCGATGACCGAAGCCTTCACCGCCGCCGGCTTCCGCCTTTCCAGCATCAGCGAGCCCCAGCCCGACCCCGCCGCCCGTGAACTGTTCCCCGACGGCTTCCAGGACCTTTCGACCAAGACCTGCTTCCTCTTCTTCGTCGTCGAGGTTCCGCCGTCGGCTACCGGCTCGGACGACTAG
- a CDS encoding GNAT family N-acetyltransferase codes for MHDRLVDTYLETERLALCRFTADDADLLIELDSDPAVMRYLTGGNPTAPELVRERHLPKILAGYEKWGGDLGLFAAHEKGGGAFIGWFLLRPEPEGPLDEVELGYRLRQAAWGKGYATEGSRALLGKAFTELGVRMVWAETMSVNRGSRNIMEKLDMTLADAIPVPSDMGMIEGSEHGGVRYEITKEQWAQR; via the coding sequence ATGCATGATCGACTCGTGGACACCTATCTGGAGACCGAGCGTCTGGCCCTGTGCCGCTTCACTGCCGACGACGCGGACCTGCTGATCGAGCTGGACAGCGACCCGGCGGTGATGCGCTACCTGACCGGCGGCAATCCGACCGCTCCGGAGCTCGTCCGCGAGCGCCACCTGCCGAAGATCCTTGCCGGCTACGAGAAGTGGGGCGGCGACCTCGGACTGTTCGCCGCGCACGAGAAGGGCGGCGGAGCGTTCATCGGCTGGTTCCTCCTGCGTCCCGAGCCGGAGGGCCCGCTGGACGAAGTCGAACTCGGCTATCGGCTGCGGCAGGCGGCTTGGGGCAAGGGGTATGCCACCGAGGGCTCGCGGGCCTTGCTGGGCAAGGCGTTCACGGAACTCGGTGTGCGCATGGTCTGGGCTGAGACGATGTCCGTGAACCGCGGTTCGCGCAACATCATGGAGAAGCTCGACATGACGCTCGCGGACGCCATCCCGGTTCCCTCCGACATGGGGATGATCGAGGGCTCCGAGCATGGCGGCGTACGGTACGAGATCACCAAGGAGCAGTGGGCGCAGCGGTAG
- a CDS encoding nitroreductase/quinone reductase family protein — MSEEQAETSWSGFDVNDFQRRIIAEFRENNGKMIGMFEGWSLTVLTTTGARSGLPRETPLGYLVIDGKGVVIASANGSDRHPGWYHNVRKNPIVTVETGEETYRAIAAIPQGAERDRLFERVVAEAPGYGDYQAKTTREIPVVVLHRIEPKPGDERVKGMGDWIVEVHDWLRGELRTLRGQADRVIDGTAETIETTPPDLAQQMRTHCLSFCGALRRHHTGEDMAVFPSLAAQFPALAPALAQLSEQHKVVAQLQDSIQALVEGFVPGGSDPVRLRAELEELATRLESHFDFEEQTVVTALNATAEAPPFA, encoded by the coding sequence ATGAGCGAGGAGCAGGCCGAGACCAGCTGGTCCGGCTTCGACGTCAACGATTTCCAGCGGAGGATCATCGCCGAGTTCCGCGAGAACAACGGCAAGATGATCGGAATGTTCGAGGGCTGGTCGCTGACCGTGCTGACGACGACCGGGGCCAGGAGCGGACTGCCCCGTGAGACCCCCCTCGGCTACCTCGTCATCGACGGCAAGGGCGTTGTCATCGCGTCAGCGAACGGATCGGACCGGCATCCCGGCTGGTATCACAACGTCCGCAAGAACCCCATCGTGACGGTCGAGACCGGCGAGGAGACCTACCGCGCCATCGCCGCCATACCGCAGGGAGCCGAACGCGACCGGCTCTTCGAGCGGGTGGTGGCCGAGGCGCCCGGGTACGGCGACTACCAGGCCAAGACCACCCGTGAGATCCCGGTCGTCGTGCTGCACCGGATCGAGCCCAAGCCTGGTGACGAGCGGGTGAAGGGCATGGGGGACTGGATCGTCGAGGTGCACGACTGGCTGCGCGGCGAGCTCAGGACACTCCGAGGCCAGGCGGACCGGGTGATCGACGGCACCGCGGAGACCATCGAGACGACCCCGCCGGACCTCGCACAGCAGATGCGCACCCACTGCCTCAGCTTCTGCGGAGCATTGCGCCGACACCACACCGGCGAGGACATGGCCGTCTTTCCCTCGCTGGCCGCACAGTTCCCCGCGCTCGCCCCGGCACTCGCCCAGCTCAGCGAGCAACACAAGGTGGTGGCCCAGCTCCAGGACTCCATCCAGGCGCTCGTTGAGGGATTCGTGCCCGGCGGTTCCGACCCCGTCCGACTGCGCGCCGAACTCGAAGAGCTGGCCACCCGCCTGGAGTCCCACTTCGACTTCGAGGAGCAGACCGTGGTGACGGCGCTGAACGCCACGGCCGAGGCGCCGCCGTTCGCCTGA
- a CDS encoding LPXTG cell wall anchor domain-containing protein — MRIRRALTAAAAAAVIAPATVLAAPAVALATEPVSEAGPRTPTSPDSPGAATPSDRPAESATGGGGTGNRDEAARPSPGKPPKAAGTTDGTTEENTGGTTGGTTGAGGATGGGKDTGDSDGAGQPCAFESDQLLTVHGLPSQLAAGGAWTPFSMSLTNTTGKPLAEVQPFLLVSSAEDVDRPYWELETEYRDVRTGQWKTFHDATPDELFGSFAVGPGSAITLQLRTRVVKDAKPGAGYALAAGDYRNRDGSCGSAKEAWYDFTILPASAKPTHPPTTKPDGPGTSGGTAEPGQSAASGGGTGGSDSTGGLSPQGDAQLAATGSSSTLPAIALAGGAAMVVGGGAVIGARRRRGPAGPGATDVTA, encoded by the coding sequence ATGAGGATACGCCGCGCCCTGACGGCCGCCGCGGCGGCTGCCGTGATAGCGCCCGCCACCGTACTGGCCGCGCCCGCCGTCGCGTTAGCAACGGAACCGGTGTCCGAGGCCGGTCCCCGCACGCCCACCTCGCCCGACTCCCCCGGTGCCGCGACACCGTCGGACCGGCCAGCGGAATCCGCAACGGGCGGGGGCGGAACGGGTAACCGCGACGAGGCGGCCCGCCCCTCCCCAGGCAAGCCGCCGAAAGCCGCCGGGACCACCGATGGGACCACTGAGGAGAACACTGGGGGCACCACTGGGGGGACCACCGGCGCGGGTGGTGCCACCGGTGGCGGCAAGGACACCGGTGATTCCGATGGTGCGGGCCAGCCCTGCGCTTTCGAGTCCGACCAGTTGCTGACCGTCCACGGACTGCCGTCCCAGCTGGCTGCGGGCGGCGCCTGGACCCCGTTCTCCATGAGTCTCACCAACACCACCGGCAAGCCCCTGGCGGAGGTCCAGCCCTTCCTGCTCGTGTCCTCCGCCGAAGACGTCGACCGGCCGTACTGGGAGCTGGAAACCGAGTACCGCGACGTCAGGACGGGGCAGTGGAAGACCTTCCATGACGCGACGCCCGACGAGCTGTTCGGCTCCTTCGCCGTCGGTCCGGGCAGCGCCATCACGCTCCAACTGCGCACCCGCGTGGTCAAGGACGCCAAGCCCGGCGCCGGGTACGCGCTGGCCGCCGGCGACTACCGCAACCGCGACGGTTCGTGTGGTTCGGCCAAGGAAGCCTGGTACGACTTCACCATCCTCCCCGCGAGCGCGAAGCCGACGCACCCCCCGACCACCAAGCCGGATGGGCCGGGCACGTCGGGTGGCACGGCCGAGCCCGGCCAGAGCGCCGCGTCCGGCGGCGGTACGGGTGGTTCCGATTCCACCGGTGGCCTCAGCCCTCAGGGCGACGCCCAACTCGCCGCGACCGGCTCCTCGTCCACGCTCCCGGCGATCGCTCTCGCCGGCGGAGCCGCGATGGTGGTCGGCGGAGGTGCGGTCATCGGCGCGCGCCGCCGGAGGGGCCCGGCCGGTCCGGGCGCCACGGACGTCACCGCGTAG
- a CDS encoding DUF4232 domain-containing protein yields MSSNTTARTVRRRTLRVAAASLTAAAAFSLTACSGSDGAASKPGGQSGAGAAAEAGGAGSSTGAQGADAPAGNAKSGSGEGTSAHAGSGGTSSHAGSGGTASSRAGSGGGAAKGGGKGRFCRTSDLVMEAVDSSPDQKVGEVTVQMTNKGGRTCSATGFAGVDLKDADGTSAPVHRGGEQPRITDLKPGDTATFSISYAVDFSGDSLASPTNIIVTPPNETHSVSLKWPAEALKLAGPYDEKIKVHPVGIAN; encoded by the coding sequence ATGAGTTCCAACACCACTGCCCGCACTGTTCGTCGCCGTACCCTGCGTGTTGCCGCGGCGTCCCTGACCGCGGCCGCCGCGTTCTCCTTGACGGCCTGCTCCGGTTCGGACGGTGCCGCCTCCAAGCCCGGGGGCCAGTCGGGCGCGGGTGCGGCCGCTGAGGCCGGTGGTGCGGGTTCGTCGACCGGCGCGCAGGGGGCCGATGCTCCGGCGGGGAACGCGAAGTCGGGCTCCGGCGAGGGCACCTCCGCGCACGCCGGCTCCGGCGGCACTTCCTCCCACGCCGGTTCCGGCGGTACCGCCTCGTCCCGTGCTGGTTCCGGGGGCGGTGCGGCGAAGGGCGGGGGGAAGGGCAGGTTCTGCCGCACGAGCGACCTGGTGATGGAGGCCGTGGACAGCTCGCCCGACCAGAAGGTGGGCGAGGTGACCGTTCAGATGACGAACAAGGGCGGGAGGACCTGCTCGGCGACGGGCTTCGCGGGCGTCGACCTGAAGGACGCCGATGGCACCTCCGCCCCTGTCCACCGTGGCGGTGAGCAGCCGCGCATCACGGACCTGAAGCCTGGTGACACCGCCACTTTCAGCATCTCGTACGCGGTCGACTTCAGTGGTGACAGTCTTGCGTCCCCGACCAACATCATCGTGACGCCGCCGAACGAGACCCACAGTGTGTCCCTGAAGTGGCCCGCGGAGGCGCTGAAGCTGGCCGGCCCCTACGACGAGAAGATCAAGGTCCACCCGGTCGGCATCGCCAACTGA
- a CDS encoding ATP-binding protein gives MFVTDSPSPSSLLGRPCHHQALLTLPAQEAHVSAARHFAADLLETWSVPASERDSAVLIVDELAANAAQYGRERMTLLLVLDHGTLHIVVTDSGPTVEHHRPDIAPDEHGRGTGIVQYLAQSTEVHQTHSGREVRACLRCSP, from the coding sequence ATGTTTGTGACCGATTCCCCCAGCCCGAGTTCGCTGCTCGGCCGGCCCTGCCACCACCAGGCGCTGCTCACCCTGCCTGCGCAGGAGGCGCACGTCTCCGCCGCTCGTCACTTCGCGGCAGATCTGCTGGAGACCTGGAGTGTGCCGGCAAGCGAGCGGGACTCCGCCGTTCTCATCGTCGACGAACTCGCCGCCAACGCCGCGCAGTACGGCCGCGAACGCATGACCCTGCTGCTCGTCCTCGATCACGGCACTCTGCACATCGTCGTCACTGACTCCGGCCCGACCGTGGAACACCATCGCCCCGACATCGCCCCCGACGAACACGGCCGCGGCACCGGCATCGTCCAGTATCTCGCCCAGTCGACCGAGGTCCACCAGACACACAGCGGCCGCGAGGTCCGCGCCTGCCTGAGGTGCTCGCCATGA
- a CDS encoding sigma-70 family RNA polymerase sigma factor, which yields MPWSPRKRGPRTDPDRSAHRVSGKGALSTADEELLRTLYAEHAGALFHYVLRLTSGDRQWAEDVVQETMLRAWQHPAAFDPARGPARAWLCTVARHLVIDAHRARQARPAEAGGEVLERAVEQKSGEDEIEQALQSWAVADAVRSLSPDHRAVLLETYYRGRTMVEAAQVLGIPLGTVKSRTYYALHALRLALQERGIEP from the coding sequence ATGCCCTGGAGTCCCCGAAAACGTGGCCCGAGGACCGATCCGGATCGCTCCGCGCACCGTGTCTCTGGTAAAGGGGCCCTTTCGACCGCAGATGAGGAACTGCTGCGCACTCTGTACGCGGAGCACGCGGGCGCCCTGTTCCACTACGTGCTGCGACTGACCTCAGGAGATCGGCAATGGGCGGAGGATGTGGTGCAGGAGACGATGCTGCGAGCCTGGCAGCATCCCGCCGCGTTCGACCCTGCACGCGGCCCGGCCCGGGCATGGCTGTGCACGGTCGCCCGGCACCTGGTCATCGACGCTCACCGGGCCCGGCAGGCCAGGCCGGCCGAGGCCGGCGGCGAGGTGCTGGAGCGAGCCGTCGAGCAGAAGTCCGGCGAGGACGAGATCGAGCAGGCACTGCAGAGCTGGGCGGTTGCCGACGCGGTCCGGTCGCTGTCCCCGGACCACCGCGCCGTCCTGCTGGAGACCTACTACCGTGGCCGGACCATGGTGGAGGCCGCGCAGGTGTTGGGCATCCCGCTGGGCACCGTGAAGTCGCGGACGTACTACGCCCTGCACGCCCTGCGGCTGGCGCTGCAGGAACGCGGGATCGAGCCATGA
- a CDS encoding DEAD/DEAH box helicase, translated as MNHSDRPGTSHGDPALPVTLAPTASPVAFADMGLPAEVLRTLTECGVREPFPIQAATLPNALAGRDVLGRGRTGSGKTLAFGLPLLARTAGRRAEPKQPLALVLVPTRELAQQVTEALAPYADALRLRMATVVGGMSMGRQVAALRDGAEVVVATPGRLHDLIERRACRLGRVRITVLDEADQMCDMGFLPQVTEVLDQVHHDGQRMLFSATLDRDVDQLVRRYLHDPVVHSVDPSAGAVTTMDHHVLVVHGPDRYAVTTEIAARDGRVLLFLDTKHAVDQLTRHLRASGVHAAALHSGKSQPQRTRTLAQFKNGQVTVLVATNVAARGLHVDDLDLVVNVDPPTDPKDYVHRAGRTARAGESGSVVTLVLSGQRREMSRLTAEAGIEPTITKVRSGEAELSRITGAKAPSGIPLDGGSAAPRPKNTNAPFRGLGSSKDASRGTGGKSSRKASEARKLAEARKAARVRRGN; from the coding sequence ATGAACCACTCGGACCGCCCCGGTACCTCGCACGGCGACCCCGCCCTGCCAGTGACCCTCGCCCCGACGGCGTCCCCGGTCGCCTTCGCCGACATGGGACTTCCGGCCGAGGTGCTGCGAACCCTCACCGAGTGCGGCGTGCGCGAGCCCTTCCCGATCCAGGCAGCCACGCTGCCCAACGCCCTCGCGGGCCGCGACGTCCTGGGGCGCGGGCGCACGGGATCGGGCAAGACGCTCGCCTTCGGCCTGCCGCTGCTCGCACGGACGGCCGGTCGGCGCGCGGAGCCGAAGCAGCCCCTCGCCCTGGTCCTGGTGCCCACCCGGGAGCTGGCCCAGCAAGTAACCGAGGCGCTCGCGCCGTATGCCGACGCGCTCCGGTTGAGGATGGCCACGGTCGTCGGCGGCATGTCGATGGGCCGGCAGGTCGCTGCGCTGCGCGACGGGGCCGAGGTCGTCGTCGCCACGCCTGGCCGTCTGCACGACCTCATCGAGCGCAGGGCCTGCCGCCTGGGACGAGTACGGATCACCGTCCTCGACGAGGCCGATCAGATGTGTGACATGGGCTTCCTGCCGCAAGTCACTGAGGTGCTCGACCAGGTGCACCACGACGGCCAGCGGATGCTGTTCTCGGCCACCCTGGACCGCGACGTCGACCAGTTGGTTCGCCGCTACCTCCACGACCCGGTCGTCCACTCGGTCGACCCGTCCGCGGGCGCGGTCACGACGATGGACCACCATGTGCTGGTCGTCCACGGCCCCGACCGGTACGCCGTCACCACGGAGATCGCCGCCCGCGACGGCCGCGTACTGCTGTTCCTGGACACCAAGCACGCCGTCGACCAGCTCACCCGGCATCTGCGGGCCAGCGGAGTGCACGCCGCGGCCCTGCACAGCGGCAAGTCCCAGCCGCAGCGCACGCGGACCCTTGCCCAGTTCAAGAACGGCCAGGTCACCGTCCTGGTGGCGACCAATGTCGCGGCCCGTGGTCTGCACGTCGACGACCTCGATCTCGTGGTGAACGTCGACCCGCCCACCGACCCCAAGGACTATGTGCACCGCGCGGGCCGCACTGCCCGGGCGGGAGAGTCCGGCAGCGTCGTCACGCTGGTGCTCTCGGGCCAGCGCCGGGAGATGAGCCGGCTGACGGCCGAGGCCGGCATCGAGCCGACGATCACCAAGGTGCGCTCGGGCGAGGCGGAGCTGAGCCGGATCACCGGGGCCAAGGCTCCCTCCGGCATCCCGCTCGACGGCGGGTCCGCCGCACCCCGACCCAAGAACACCAACGCCCCCTTCCGTGGCCTGGGCAGCAGCAAGGACGCCTCCCGCGGCACCGGCGGCAAGTCGTCCCGCAAGGCAAGCGAGGCCCGCAAACTCGCCGAGGCCCGCAAGGCGGCCCGGGTGCGGCGCGGCAACTGA
- a CDS encoding metallophosphoesterase family protein: protein MSDYHDSHDGASAGDAGRPETEHGMNRRQLLRHAGWFGGAVVLTVASGEVISRIADSRDSNVGAAAGAAAVGSGELRFVQVSDSHIGFHGPANMDVAGSFGEAINKVNSLGFRPDFVMHSGDLTHLSTAGQFDQVKQLMAGMKTDRVFTVPGEHDSIGDAGRAYRRTFGRGTLGDGWYSFDTHGVHFIALVNTLSLEKLGHLGNEQIDFVRKDIAGLSSDTPIVVFSHIPLFAMYPQWGWSTDDALKVIALLRRFSSVTCLNGHVHQLFTKTDGNITFHSATTTAYPLPKPGRAPAPTPQVVPARQLKDALGIRSVGYRQGDRELAIKDQRLA, encoded by the coding sequence ATGTCCGACTACCACGACAGTCACGACGGGGCATCGGCCGGAGACGCCGGTCGTCCCGAAACCGAACACGGCATGAATCGACGTCAACTCCTGCGGCACGCAGGGTGGTTCGGCGGCGCGGTGGTGCTGACCGTGGCCAGCGGCGAGGTGATCAGCCGCATTGCGGACTCCCGGGACAGCAACGTCGGAGCCGCCGCCGGGGCCGCGGCGGTGGGAAGCGGCGAGCTGCGGTTCGTACAGGTCTCCGACAGCCATATCGGATTCCACGGCCCGGCGAACATGGACGTGGCCGGCTCGTTCGGCGAAGCGATCAACAAGGTCAACTCGCTCGGATTCAGGCCGGACTTCGTCATGCACAGCGGTGACCTGACCCACCTGTCCACGGCCGGGCAGTTCGACCAGGTCAAGCAGCTGATGGCCGGGATGAAGACAGACCGCGTCTTCACCGTGCCGGGCGAGCACGACTCCATCGGCGACGCGGGCCGCGCCTACCGGCGGACCTTCGGCAGGGGCACGCTGGGCGACGGCTGGTACAGCTTCGACACCCACGGCGTGCACTTCATCGCCCTGGTCAACACCCTGAGCCTGGAGAAGCTCGGCCACCTCGGCAACGAACAGATCGACTTCGTCCGCAAGGACATCGCCGGACTGTCGTCGGACACTCCCATCGTGGTCTTCAGCCACATCCCGCTGTTCGCCATGTACCCGCAGTGGGGCTGGAGCACCGACGACGCCCTCAAGGTCATCGCCCTTCTGCGCCGCTTCTCCTCCGTCACCTGTCTCAACGGACACGTCCACCAGCTGTTCACCAAGACAGACGGCAACATCACCTTCCACTCCGCCACCACCACCGCCTACCCCCTGCCCAAGCCGGGCCGCGCCCCCGCCCCCACCCCGCAGGTCGTCCCTGCCAGGCAGCTCAAAGACGCACTCGGCATCCGCAGCGTCGGCTACCGCCAAGGCGACCGCGAACTGGCCATCAAGGACCAGAGGCTGGCATGA